The region AGTATCTTTTTTTCGACTATATTTAATATTTTCTTCTAATTTTGTGATAATACCAATGTAAAATCATACTTTTTTCTATCTAAAAAAATCGGAAAATATCGTTTTCAAATCTGTGAACAACTCTAAAAGTTATCCACAACTTGTGGACAAACAAAAAAAGATTAGTGACAAAATGTCACTAATCTTTTAAATACTATTCCATACGTACTGGGACAATTAATTGAATTGTTGTCTCATCGTATTTATCTCTTAAAACAAATGGACGCATATCTCCATTGAAACTCATGATAACATCTGAATTATTAATTGCTTTTAATGCATCGATAATAAATAGTGCACTACATGCAATACGTAATTCTCCACCCGAAATCATTTCTACTTGAACTTCTTCTTCAACTTTTCCGACTTCAGGAGATTGAGCTGTAATTAATAACTTACTTTCTTCAGGTAAAATATTTAATTTAACGACATTAGATACTTGATCACGAGCAATTAAAGCAGCACGATCAAATGCATTTAATAATTCATGATAATTTGCTTTAATTTCAATTCCGAATGTTGTAGGAACAAATTCTTTTGTTTCTGGATAAATTCCATCTAATAAACGTGATTGGAATGAAATATTTCCAATTTGGAATAAAATTTGATTATTTGCTAAATAGATATCTACCGAGTTATGTGAATCATCTAAAATTTTTGATAACTCGATTAAACTACGTCCTGGAATAACGATATTAAATGAATCATGTAATTTATTTAATGGAACTGTCTTTTTAGATAAACGGAAACTATCTGTGGCAACACACATTAACTCATCTGCATCATAGCGGAAGTTAACCCCTGTTAACACAGGACGATTTTCACTATTTGCTGTTGAAAATACCGTTTGACGAATAATTGTTTTTAGT is a window of Turicibacter sanguinis DNA encoding:
- the dnaN gene encoding DNA polymerase III subunit beta, with protein sequence MKIKVDRQLLLTQLSYISKAIPTKTPLPVLTGIKFVVSDEGLYLTTSDSDITINTFLPLEVNDTQVIQIDAVGSIIIPGKYFIEIIKKLNGDTIEISTFEGNYVTIKCGRSEYTLNGFDVTQYPNIELIKNDDPIHMEKQLLKTIIRQTVFSTANSENRPVLTGVNFRYDADELMCVATDSFRLSKKTVPLNKLHDSFNIVIPGRSLIELSKILDDSHNSVDIYLANNQILFQIGNISFQSRLLDGIYPETKEFVPTTFGIEIKANYHELLNAFDRAALIARDQVSNVVKLNILPEESKLLITAQSPEVGKVEEEVQVEMISGGELRIACSALFIIDALKAINNSDVIMSFNGDMRPFVLRDKYDETTIQLIVPVRME